One genomic window of Nocardioides daphniae includes the following:
- a CDS encoding Ppx/GppA phosphatase family protein, whose protein sequence is MATIAAIDCGTNTIKLLIGDLPQVAVRQTRMVRLGQGVDATGELHPEALERAFAALDEYAVLITEHGVTPDRIRFCATSATRDASNADVFAAGVEARLGVRPEVIPGAEEAELAYSGAIRGLAGEVAHPVLVIDIGGGSTELVLGDADGPVAAHSADIGSVRLAERHLHSDPSSPDEVAACVTDVERALDAARAAGVDIASAATVVGIAGTCTTIAAGVLMLPEYDADAVDHAVLPVASAREFCADLIAATTAQRRALPFMHPGRADVIDAGALIMDRVLERVSVETWTVSEADILEGIAWSVARRVN, encoded by the coding sequence GTGGCGACGATCGCCGCGATTGACTGCGGCACCAACACGATCAAGCTGTTGATCGGCGACCTGCCGCAGGTGGCCGTGCGCCAGACCCGGATGGTCCGCCTCGGCCAGGGCGTCGACGCCACCGGCGAGCTGCACCCCGAGGCGCTCGAGCGTGCCTTTGCGGCCCTCGACGAGTACGCCGTGCTCATCACCGAGCACGGGGTCACCCCTGACCGGATCCGCTTCTGCGCGACCTCGGCGACCCGCGACGCCTCCAACGCCGACGTCTTCGCCGCCGGCGTCGAGGCCCGGCTCGGCGTGAGGCCCGAGGTGATCCCGGGCGCGGAGGAGGCCGAGCTGGCCTACTCCGGGGCGATCCGCGGCCTGGCCGGCGAGGTCGCCCACCCGGTGCTGGTGATCGACATCGGCGGCGGGTCGACCGAGCTGGTCCTCGGCGACGCCGACGGGCCGGTGGCTGCGCACTCCGCCGACATCGGCTCGGTGCGGCTGGCCGAGCGCCACCTGCACTCCGACCCCTCGTCACCCGACGAGGTCGCGGCCTGCGTCACCGACGTCGAGCGCGCCCTGGACGCCGCCCGGGCGGCCGGGGTCGACATCGCCTCGGCAGCCACCGTCGTGGGGATCGCGGGCACCTGCACGACGATCGCCGCCGGCGTGCTGATGCTGCCGGAGTACGACGCCGATGCGGTCGACCACGCCGTGCTCCCGGTCGCCTCGGCGCGGGAGTTCTGCGCGGACCTGATCGCCGCGACCACGGCCCAGCGTCGGGCGCTGCCCTTCATGCACCCCGGCCGCGCCGACGTGATCGACGCCGGGGCGCTGATCATGGACCGGGTCCTCGAGCGGGTCAGCGTGGAGACCTGGACGGTCTCGGAGGCGGACATCCTCGAGGGGATCGCCTGGTCGGTGGCCAGACGAGTGAACTGA
- a CDS encoding inositol monophosphatase family protein yields the protein MLSEEASDDRVRLEADRVWIIDPLDGTREFSEPPRDDWAVHVALWEKGAGEKGDLTVGAVAQPALGETFNTAMPSVVPPRTSARPRIAVSRSRPPAFVEALAAELDAELVPMGSAGVKVMSVVRDVADAYVHAGGQYEWDNAAPVAVARAAGLFCSRVDGSELVYNKDDVQLPDLIVCRPELADAIVDFVKRHGVG from the coding sequence GTGCTCTCCGAGGAGGCGAGCGACGACCGGGTCCGGCTCGAGGCCGACCGCGTGTGGATCATCGACCCGCTCGACGGCACGCGCGAGTTCTCCGAGCCGCCCCGCGACGACTGGGCCGTGCACGTTGCCCTGTGGGAGAAGGGGGCAGGGGAGAAGGGCGACCTGACCGTCGGCGCCGTCGCGCAGCCGGCGCTGGGGGAGACGTTCAACACCGCCATGCCGTCGGTGGTCCCGCCGCGTACGTCCGCCCGCCCGCGCATCGCCGTCTCCCGGTCGCGTCCCCCGGCCTTCGTGGAGGCGCTCGCCGCCGAGCTCGACGCCGAGCTGGTCCCGATGGGCAGCGCCGGCGTGAAGGTGATGAGCGTGGTCCGCGACGTCGCCGACGCCTACGTGCACGCCGGCGGCCAGTACGAGTGGGACAACGCCGCCCCCGTGGCCGTCGCCCGCGCGGCCGGGCTCTTCTGCTCGCGCGTCGACGGCTCCGAGCTCGTCTACAACAAGGACGACGTGCAGCTGCCCGACCTGATCGTCTGCCGCCCCGAGCTGGCCGACGCGATCGTCGACTTCGTCAAGCGCCACGGCGTCGGCTGA
- a CDS encoding EamA family transporter — MLSTAYTAVLASFVGYGIWNSLLGRHQASAVVPFMLLVPVFGMGSAWLVFDEVPNAAEASGGALLLAGVATVALAGRRTRAAATAAPVAVDNGRHD; from the coding sequence GTGCTCTCGACCGCGTACACGGCGGTGCTCGCCTCGTTCGTGGGCTACGGCATCTGGAACTCGCTGCTCGGGCGTCACCAGGCCTCCGCGGTCGTGCCGTTCATGCTGCTGGTGCCGGTCTTCGGGATGGGCTCGGCGTGGCTGGTCTTCGACGAGGTGCCCAACGCCGCCGAGGCCAGCGGGGGAGCGCTGCTGCTCGCGGGGGTGGCCACGGTCGCGCTGGCAGGGCGTCGTACGCGTGCCGCTGCGACCGCCGCGCCGGTCGCGGTGGACAATGGGCGGCATGACTGA
- a CDS encoding Bax inhibitor-1/YccA family membrane protein, translated as MRSNNPVFNRSEAFNGSSVQTQSPYGQSPYGQTAPYSEYGEPSQWGTGTPTHQQPAQRMTIDSVVQKTGITLGITVLAAIAVWIWAGDPATWTAAEANRVTLAAMGGGGLAFVLSLVNSFKKVPSPPLVMAFAAAEGVALGGSSASSSTRCSPASSAVPCSARWPPSPVCSRPTRSSTSS; from the coding sequence ATGCGTAGCAACAACCCGGTGTTCAACCGGTCCGAGGCGTTCAACGGCTCGAGCGTCCAGACCCAGTCGCCGTACGGCCAGAGCCCGTACGGCCAGACCGCCCCCTACTCCGAGTACGGCGAGCCGTCCCAGTGGGGCACCGGCACGCCGACGCACCAGCAGCCCGCCCAGCGGATGACGATCGACAGCGTGGTCCAGAAGACCGGCATCACGCTGGGCATCACCGTGCTCGCGGCGATCGCCGTCTGGATCTGGGCCGGCGACCCCGCCACCTGGACCGCTGCCGAGGCCAACCGCGTGACCCTGGCTGCCATGGGTGGTGGCGGTCTCGCCTTCGTCCTCTCGCTGGTCAACTCCTTCAAGAAGGTCCCCAGCCCGCCGCTGGTGATGGCGTTCGCCGCCGCCGAGGGTGTCGCGCTGGGTGGATCATCAGCAAGTTCTTCGACACGATGTTCCCCGGCATCGTCAGCGGTGCCGTGCTCGGCACGATGGCCGCCTTCGCCGGTGTGCTCGCGGCCTACAAGATCTTCGACATCAAGCTGA
- a CDS encoding uracil-DNA glycosylase: protein MTVWLPHPLTGELFDSPVPPGTGWPEDPAPTGTLVARSAAGVRRLAAAADLAEVEARVSVCAACPRLVEWRETNARGKRAAFADQPYWGRPIPGWGDPEPRVLVVGLAPAAHGGNRTGRVFTGDPSGDWLFASLHRVGLAVQATSEHAGDGQRLVGARMVARVRCAPPDNKPTPTERDTCAPWVQREVGLVLPTVRAVVALGAYGWGGALEALAGAGVEVPRPRPRFGHGAEVVMQGPHGPVTLLGCFHPSPHNTFTGRLTAEMTDAVLARARDLGTDSGIKQLDG, encoded by the coding sequence GTGACCGTCTGGCTGCCGCACCCGCTCACGGGTGAGCTCTTCGACTCGCCCGTGCCCCCGGGCACCGGGTGGCCGGAGGACCCGGCGCCCACCGGCACGTTGGTCGCGCGGTCGGCCGCCGGCGTACGACGTCTGGCCGCCGCGGCCGACCTGGCCGAGGTGGAGGCGCGGGTCAGCGTCTGCGCGGCCTGTCCGCGGCTGGTCGAGTGGCGCGAGACGAATGCCCGGGGGAAGCGGGCCGCCTTCGCCGACCAGCCCTACTGGGGGCGTCCGATCCCGGGCTGGGGTGACCCGGAGCCGCGGGTCCTGGTCGTCGGGCTGGCTCCTGCCGCGCACGGCGGCAACCGGACCGGCAGGGTCTTCACCGGTGACCCCAGCGGGGACTGGCTCTTCGCCAGCCTGCACCGGGTGGGGCTGGCGGTGCAGGCGACCTCGGAGCACGCCGGCGACGGACAGCGTCTCGTCGGCGCCCGGATGGTGGCCCGGGTGCGCTGCGCCCCGCCGGACAACAAGCCGACCCCGACCGAGCGGGACACCTGCGCCCCGTGGGTGCAGCGCGAGGTGGGGCTGGTGCTGCCGACCGTGCGAGCGGTCGTCGCGCTGGGGGCGTACGGCTGGGGCGGTGCCCTGGAGGCGCTGGCCGGGGCGGGCGTCGAGGTGCCGCGCCCCCGACCCCGCTTCGGCCACGGCGCCGAGGTCGTGATGCAGGGGCCGCACGGCCCGGTGACCCTGCTCGGCTGCTTCCACCCCTCGCCGCACAACACGTTCACCGGTCGGCTGACGGCTGAGATGACCGACGCCGTGCTGGCCCGGGCGCGCGACCTGGGGACTGACTCGGGGATCAAACAGTTGGACGGTTGA
- a CDS encoding FtsB family cell division protein, which translates to MTPRSTPGQRTVASRPPQPPRTRFTSRAGILLLVVLVLGVSYASSLRAYLDQRATIEETKAQIAKSEKAIAELEREKRRWSDEAYVKAQARQHLGYLMPGETGYQVLDENGEPLDSVAELADPDEVIKEKPVAWWETVWTSVELAGNPPPARSTAPRIIDGVKKSEQEKQ; encoded by the coding sequence GTGACGCCGCGCTCGACGCCGGGGCAGCGTACGGTCGCCAGCCGGCCGCCGCAGCCGCCGCGCACCCGCTTCACCAGCCGTGCCGGGATCCTGCTGCTGGTCGTGCTCGTGCTCGGCGTCTCGTACGCCTCCTCGCTGCGCGCCTACCTCGACCAGCGCGCCACGATCGAGGAGACGAAGGCCCAGATCGCGAAGTCGGAGAAGGCGATCGCCGAGCTGGAGCGCGAGAAGCGTCGGTGGTCCGACGAGGCCTACGTGAAGGCGCAGGCCCGGCAGCACCTCGGCTACCTGATGCCCGGCGAGACCGGCTACCAGGTCCTCGACGAGAACGGTGAGCCGCTCGACAGCGTGGCCGAGCTCGCCGACCCCGACGAGGTCATCAAGGAGAAGCCGGTGGCCTGGTGGGAGACTGTGTGGACCTCCGTCGAGCTGGCGGGCAACCCGCCGCCGGCGAGGAGCACGGCGCCGAGGATCATCGACGGCGTGAAGAAGAGCGAGCAGGAGAAGCAGTGA
- a CDS encoding MazG nucleotide pyrophosphohydrolase domain-containing protein, protein MSVDPTHPEPLVAFADLMRQLRSACAWKAEQTHTSLTRYLVEEAYETLEAIELGEATGDWSHLREELGDLLLQVYFHGVVAEGNGEFTLDDVARDIHAKMVRRNPHVFAGVDAEGLTPEAINDLWQAAKAREKAEKAVQSQEPARGSALDRLPSGLPALLAADKVLDRTARAGQPLDLTGAAESPDVGDRLLALVAEAAAEGVDPEQALRDALRRRLPPA, encoded by the coding sequence GTGAGCGTCGACCCCACCCACCCCGAGCCGCTCGTCGCCTTCGCCGACCTGATGCGGCAGCTGCGCAGCGCGTGCGCCTGGAAGGCGGAGCAGACCCACACCAGCCTGACCCGCTACCTGGTGGAGGAGGCGTACGAGACCCTCGAGGCGATCGAGCTCGGGGAGGCCACGGGAGACTGGTCGCACCTGCGAGAGGAGCTCGGCGACCTGCTGCTGCAGGTCTACTTCCACGGGGTCGTGGCCGAGGGCAACGGCGAGTTCACGCTCGACGACGTCGCGCGCGACATCCACGCCAAGATGGTGCGCCGCAACCCGCACGTCTTCGCCGGCGTCGATGCCGAGGGGCTGACGCCGGAGGCGATCAACGACCTGTGGCAGGCCGCCAAGGCGCGCGAGAAGGCCGAGAAGGCTGTGCAGAGCCAGGAGCCGGCGCGGGGCTCCGCGCTCGACCGCCTGCCGTCCGGGCTGCCCGCCCTGCTCGCCGCCGACAAGGTGCTCGACCGGACCGCCCGCGCCGGGCAGCCGCTGGATCTCACCGGCGCCGCCGAGTCGCCCGACGTCGGCGACCGGCTGCTGGCCCTGGTCGCGGAGGCCGCGGCCGAGGGCGTCGACCCCGAGCAGGCACTGCGCGACGCGCTGCGCCGCCGGCTTCCGCCCGCCTGA
- a CDS encoding glycine cleavage system protein R, which yields MTDAGTLHAITVLGHDRPGIIAWTTDRLAALGLNLEDSSMTLLRGHFAMTLVCAGDASGEEIAAALAPLAADGTLTVTVGEVPVEEPHAAAGSQWVLTVHGGDRPGIVSSVAGVVAGVGGNITDLTTRLAGELYLVVAEVSLPEGVDGAALEADIKAAASELGVGATLRAVEADEL from the coding sequence ATGACTGACGCCGGGACCCTCCACGCCATCACCGTCCTGGGCCACGACCGGCCCGGGATCATCGCCTGGACCACCGACCGCCTCGCCGCGCTCGGGCTCAACCTCGAGGACTCCTCGATGACCCTGCTGCGTGGCCACTTCGCCATGACGCTGGTCTGCGCGGGCGACGCCTCCGGCGAGGAGATCGCCGCCGCGCTGGCGCCCCTGGCCGCCGACGGCACCCTGACCGTCACGGTCGGCGAGGTCCCCGTCGAGGAGCCGCACGCCGCGGCCGGCAGCCAGTGGGTCCTCACGGTGCACGGCGGCGACCGCCCCGGCATCGTCTCGTCGGTCGCCGGCGTGGTCGCCGGGGTCGGCGGCAACATCACCGACCTCACCACCCGCCTGGCCGGTGAGCTCTACCTGGTGGTCGCCGAGGTCTCCCTGCCCGAGGGCGTGGACGGCGCGGCGCTGGAGGCCGACATCAAGGCGGCGGCCAGCGAGCTCGGCGTCGGCGCGACCCTGCGGGCCGTGGAGGCCGACGAGCTGTGA
- a CDS encoding DUF501 domain-containing protein produces MIEQADVEAIEQQLGRTPRGIAEVGHRCPCGHPDVVTTEPRLPNGTPFPTTYYLTCPKAASRIGTLEGSGLMKEMQARLGTDPELAAAYRAAHERYLAARAEIGAAAGHDVPEIEGISAGGMPDRVKCLHVLAGQSLAQGRGVNPLGDEVLDLLGEWWADGSCIGACDAEPAAAAAE; encoded by the coding sequence GTGATCGAGCAGGCTGACGTCGAGGCGATCGAGCAGCAGCTGGGGCGCACGCCCCGCGGGATCGCCGAGGTGGGTCACCGCTGCCCCTGCGGCCACCCCGACGTGGTGACCACCGAGCCGAGGCTGCCCAACGGCACGCCGTTCCCCACGACGTACTACCTGACCTGTCCGAAGGCGGCGTCGAGGATCGGCACCCTCGAGGGCAGCGGCCTGATGAAGGAGATGCAGGCGCGCCTCGGCACCGACCCGGAGCTGGCCGCGGCCTACCGCGCCGCCCACGAGCGCTACCTCGCCGCGCGCGCTGAGATCGGTGCGGCCGCCGGCCACGACGTGCCCGAGATCGAGGGCATCTCGGCGGGCGGCATGCCCGACCGCGTGAAGTGCCTGCACGTGCTGGCCGGCCAGTCGCTGGCCCAGGGCCGCGGCGTCAACCCGCTCGGTGACGAGGTCCTCGACCTCCTCGGCGAGTGGTGGGCCGACGGGTCCTGCATCGGCGCCTGCGACGCCGAGCCCGCCGCTGCTGCTGCGGAGTGA
- a CDS encoding esterase-like activity of phytase family protein: MALTTALAAALVTGLLVGGPTAAGQEPEPPSAAQTWPGGRTASAVDVAGELGTDVSGLSFRAGGSAAADVLWGVDDRAGLVHRLVQSSGKWRPDQAGGWRAGKTFTFPDGRVPDAEGIVVSGDDAWVSTERDSTGTSRLSILRVPLGGSSAALGPTTEWSLAREFPALGANSGLEALDLVPDASLVAHGFVDEARGTTYDPAAYPGKVGGGVFFVAAEAASLKGQVRGYVLRADGSVVRVATVANPLGLVQALEWDADAGLLWIVCDDACDGRTATARLRSGRFVVSATYARAAGLPNYNFEGFTVAPRARCSGGVRPVFWSNDANDRSHAIWAGTLPCPAAPAPDPGPDPGKVATRLTATVAPTQAGQRVRVVVGATAVGATPTGQVQVSVGSRVRTGTLADGAATVWMGAFTSPGVRPVTVSYAGNDGTYAAESTARLTVGRAATRLRPVVRRVAVNRGKRARLSARITANGLPTPGQVRVRVKGRLVKATVRRTDGRLVVRTPALRARGRVTVTVRYRGSAATAPASATFVVRVR; this comes from the coding sequence ATGGCACTGACGACGGCACTCGCCGCAGCACTCGTGACGGGGCTGCTGGTCGGCGGCCCGACCGCAGCCGGGCAGGAGCCGGAGCCGCCCTCGGCCGCCCAGACGTGGCCGGGCGGTCGGACGGCCTCCGCCGTCGACGTCGCCGGCGAGCTGGGCACCGACGTCAGCGGGCTCTCCTTCCGCGCCGGCGGGAGTGCCGCCGCCGACGTCCTGTGGGGTGTCGACGACCGCGCCGGACTCGTCCACCGGCTGGTGCAGAGCTCCGGCAAGTGGCGGCCCGACCAGGCCGGAGGGTGGCGGGCGGGCAAGACCTTCACCTTCCCCGACGGGCGTGTGCCGGACGCCGAGGGCATCGTCGTCAGCGGCGACGACGCCTGGGTCTCGACCGAGCGTGACAGCACCGGCACCTCCCGGCTGAGCATCCTGCGGGTCCCGCTCGGCGGCAGCTCCGCCGCGCTGGGCCCGACCACCGAGTGGAGCCTGGCGAGGGAGTTCCCTGCGCTCGGGGCCAACTCGGGGCTGGAGGCGCTGGACCTCGTCCCCGACGCCTCCCTGGTCGCCCACGGCTTCGTCGACGAGGCGCGGGGGACGACGTACGACCCGGCGGCCTACCCGGGCAAGGTGGGTGGCGGCGTCTTCTTCGTGGCGGCCGAGGCGGCCAGCCTCAAGGGCCAGGTGCGGGGCTACGTCCTCCGGGCCGACGGCAGCGTGGTCCGGGTCGCCACCGTGGCCAACCCGCTCGGGCTCGTCCAGGCCCTGGAGTGGGACGCCGACGCGGGGCTGCTCTGGATCGTCTGCGACGACGCCTGCGACGGGCGCACCGCGACGGCCCGGCTGCGGAGTGGCCGCTTCGTGGTGAGTGCGACGTACGCCCGCGCCGCCGGCCTCCCCAACTACAACTTCGAGGGCTTCACGGTCGCGCCGCGCGCGCGATGCTCGGGAGGGGTGCGCCCGGTCTTCTGGAGCAACGACGCCAACGACCGTAGCCACGCGATCTGGGCGGGCACCCTGCCCTGCCCGGCGGCGCCCGCCCCCGACCCCGGCCCCGACCCAGGCAAGGTCGCCACCCGGCTCACCGCCACCGTTGCGCCGACCCAGGCCGGGCAGCGGGTGCGCGTCGTCGTGGGCGCCACCGCGGTCGGTGCCACACCCACCGGCCAGGTCCAGGTCTCCGTCGGCAGTCGGGTGAGGACCGGGACGCTGGCCGACGGGGCCGCGACCGTCTGGATGGGCGCCTTCACCAGCCCCGGCGTGCGGCCGGTCACGGTCTCCTACGCAGGCAACGACGGGACCTACGCCGCTGAGTCCACCGCCCGGCTCACGGTCGGCAGGGCCGCCACCCGGCTGCGCCCCGTGGTGCGCCGCGTCGCCGTCAACCGCGGCAAGCGGGCTCGACTGTCCGCCAGGATCACCGCCAACGGCCTGCCCACCCCGGGCCAGGTGCGGGTGCGCGTGAAGGGCCGCCTGGTGAAGGCCACCGTGCGTCGGACCGACGGCCGCCTCGTCGTGCGTACGCCCGCCCTGCGCGCCCGGGGCCGGGTCACCGTCACCGTCCGCTACCGGGGCTCCGCGGCCACCGCGCCGGCGAGCGCGACCTTCGTCGTCCGGGTGCGCTGA
- a CDS encoding Bax inhibitor-1/YccA family membrane protein — MFPGIVSGAVLGTMAAFAGVLAAYKIFDIKLSDKFKRGVTAVMFGMVALSLVGVVLSFFGANFLSFDSGFGLVFSIVGLALGVFMLMMDFDFVEQGIAAGIDERYSWTAAFAMLVSLVWIYTNLLRILAFFQED, encoded by the coding sequence ATGTTCCCCGGCATCGTCAGCGGTGCCGTGCTCGGCACGATGGCCGCCTTCGCCGGTGTGCTCGCGGCCTACAAGATCTTCGACATCAAGCTGAGCGACAAGTTCAAGCGCGGCGTCACGGCCGTCATGTTCGGCATGGTGGCCCTGAGCCTCGTGGGCGTGGTGCTGAGCTTCTTCGGCGCCAACTTCCTGAGCTTCGACTCCGGCTTCGGCCTGGTCTTCTCGATCGTCGGTCTCGCCCTCGGTGTCTTCATGCTGATGATGGACTTCGACTTCGTCGAGCAGGGCATCGCCGCCGGCATCGACGAGCGCTACTCCTGGACCGCCGCCTTCGCCATGCTGGTCTCGCTGGTCTGGATCTACACCAACCTGCTCCGCATCCTGGCCTTCTTCCAAGAGGACTGA
- the eno gene encoding phosphopyruvate hydratase has translation MAAIEAVGAREILDSRGNPTVEVEVLLEDGSFGRAAVPSGASTGAFEAVELRDETPRYLGKGVAKAVQAVIEKIGPAIEGLDADDQRLIDETMLQLDGTPNKASFGANAILGVSLAVAHAAAESAGLPLFRYVGGPNAHVLPVPMMNILNGGAHADTNVDIQEFMIAPIGAATFGEALQQGAEVYHHLKAVLKKKGLATAVGDEGGFAPNLESNRAALDLIAEAVEAAGLTVGKDIVFALDVAASEFHDNGSYTFEGQQKSAAEMSAYYAELVDAYPIVSIEDPLDEDDWEGWKTLTDTLGDKTQLVGDDLFVTNVERLQRGIAGGQANAMLVKVNQIGSLTETLDAVDLAHRAGFRNMMSHRSGETEDVTIADLAVATNCGQIKTGAPARSERVAKYNQLLRIEDHLGDAARYAGAAAFPRFKG, from the coding sequence ATGGCAGCCATCGAAGCAGTCGGCGCACGCGAGATCCTCGACTCGCGCGGCAACCCCACGGTCGAGGTCGAGGTCCTCCTGGAGGACGGCTCTTTCGGCCGCGCGGCCGTCCCGTCGGGCGCCTCCACCGGTGCCTTCGAGGCGGTGGAGCTCCGCGACGAGACCCCCCGCTACCTGGGCAAGGGCGTCGCCAAGGCCGTCCAGGCCGTGATCGAGAAGATCGGCCCCGCCATCGAGGGCCTCGACGCCGACGACCAGCGCCTCATCGACGAGACGATGCTGCAGCTCGACGGCACCCCCAACAAGGCGAGCTTCGGCGCCAACGCGATCCTGGGCGTCTCCCTGGCCGTGGCCCACGCCGCCGCCGAGTCGGCCGGCCTGCCGCTCTTCCGCTACGTCGGTGGCCCGAACGCCCACGTGCTGCCCGTCCCGATGATGAACATCCTCAACGGTGGTGCGCACGCCGACACCAACGTCGACATCCAGGAGTTCATGATCGCCCCGATCGGTGCCGCCACCTTCGGTGAGGCGCTGCAGCAGGGCGCCGAGGTCTACCACCACCTCAAGGCCGTCCTGAAGAAGAAGGGCCTGGCCACCGCCGTCGGCGACGAGGGTGGCTTCGCCCCCAACCTCGAGTCGAACCGTGCCGCCCTCGACCTGATCGCCGAGGCCGTCGAGGCCGCCGGCCTGACCGTCGGCAAGGACATCGTCTTCGCGCTCGACGTGGCCGCCTCCGAGTTCCACGACAACGGCTCCTACACCTTCGAGGGCCAGCAGAAGTCGGCCGCCGAGATGTCGGCCTACTACGCCGAGCTCGTCGACGCCTACCCGATCGTCTCCATCGAGGACCCGCTGGACGAGGATGACTGGGAGGGTTGGAAGACGCTCACCGACACCCTCGGCGACAAGACCCAGCTCGTCGGCGACGACCTCTTCGTCACCAACGTCGAGCGCCTCCAGCGCGGCATCGCCGGCGGCCAGGCCAACGCCATGCTGGTCAAGGTCAACCAGATCGGCTCGCTCACCGAGACCCTCGACGCCGTCGACCTCGCGCACCGCGCCGGCTTCCGCAACATGATGTCGCACCGCTCCGGCGAGACCGAGGACGTCACCATCGCCGACCTTGCCGTCGCCACCAACTGCGGCCAGATCAAGACCGGCGCCCCGGCCCGCTCCGAGCGCGTCGCCAAGTACAACCAGCTCCTGCGCATCGAGGACCACCTCGGCGACGCCGCGCGCTACGCCGGCGCGGCCGCGTTCCCGCGATTCAAGGGCTGA
- a CDS encoding zinc-binding dehydrogenase: MRALVQHKFGDPGQVLSVEEVPVPEPGPGEVRVRTLMAAVHNHDLLTAAGLYGIRPDLPARAGSEAVGVVDALGEGVTGVEVGQRVAASATGTWAEYFLAPAAGLIPVSDDLPDEAAAQLFAMPFSAVALLESLGLSEGDWIVQNAANGAVGRYVATLARARGINVLGLVRRAAAVEELAAVGIDRVVATDTDDWRAKVAEVTGGAPIRAGVDSVGGKGSKQVFSLLAPGGELVVFGAMDALTVELGVADVLFQGKTVRGFWLTKVMGTMSREARQAAFTEVMTRIADGTLKLTAEESFPSTRSPARLRPTRGPAVGARCCCAPDERRPGERGGPRRPREGTGPLSDPPGSPGDSPGTPRTRTHL, translated from the coding sequence ATGCGAGCACTCGTCCAGCACAAGTTCGGCGACCCCGGTCAGGTTCTCTCCGTGGAGGAGGTGCCGGTGCCCGAGCCGGGCCCCGGAGAGGTCCGGGTCCGCACCCTGATGGCCGCGGTGCACAACCACGACCTGCTCACCGCGGCCGGCCTCTACGGCATCCGTCCCGACCTCCCGGCACGCGCCGGCAGCGAGGCGGTCGGCGTCGTCGACGCGCTCGGCGAGGGCGTCACGGGCGTCGAGGTGGGCCAGCGCGTCGCCGCCTCCGCGACCGGCACCTGGGCCGAGTACTTCCTCGCACCTGCCGCCGGGCTCATCCCGGTCTCCGACGACCTGCCCGACGAGGCGGCCGCCCAGCTCTTCGCGATGCCCTTCAGCGCCGTCGCCCTGCTCGAGTCGCTCGGTCTCTCCGAGGGCGACTGGATCGTCCAGAACGCGGCGAACGGCGCGGTCGGACGCTACGTGGCGACGCTGGCGCGCGCCCGCGGGATCAACGTCCTGGGCCTCGTACGCCGTGCCGCCGCCGTCGAGGAGCTGGCCGCGGTCGGCATCGACCGGGTCGTCGCCACCGACACCGACGACTGGCGGGCCAAGGTCGCCGAGGTGACCGGCGGCGCCCCGATCAGGGCGGGCGTCGACTCGGTGGGCGGCAAGGGCTCGAAGCAGGTCTTCAGCCTGCTGGCGCCGGGCGGGGAGCTCGTCGTCTTCGGCGCGATGGACGCCCTCACCGTCGAGCTCGGCGTCGCCGACGTGCTCTTCCAGGGCAAGACGGTGCGAGGCTTCTGGCTGACCAAGGTGATGGGCACGATGAGCCGAGAGGCGCGCCAGGCCGCCTTCACCGAGGTCATGACCCGGATCGCCGACGGCACGCTCAAGCTCACGGCCGAGGAGTCCTTCCCCTCGACGAGATCGCCCGCGCGGCTGAGGCCAACGCGCGGCCCGGCCGTCGGGGCAAGGTGCTGCTGCGCCCCTGACGAGAGGCGTCCCGGGGAGCGTGGTGGTCCACGGCGACCCCGGGAGGGCACTGGACCCTTGAGTGACCCACCGGGGTCGCCCGGCGACTCGCCCGGAACCCCACGTACCCGGACGCACCTCTGA